In Panicum virgatum strain AP13 chromosome 4N, P.virgatum_v5, whole genome shotgun sequence, a single window of DNA contains:
- the LOC120669410 gene encoding putative B3 domain-containing protein Os06g0632500, with protein sequence MAPVVHRARPKYAAALPSPACLHELRVPGEFAARLGGEDGAAAAVVLLVSPLGKVWREELRRAGGGGGPWQLGGGWAGFAAAHGVEAGWSVVFRFERRGVATVRAFDAAGCLARFCTPHAGVAAGKSRPRFIRLLHTDDLEKMRIPDKFVQEHLTENYPSSQKAMILSPLGKFWRVELGRHQSGMLLGDGWARFLTAHDLSEGHILVFRYEDNMVFTVETFMQNGCLKEYEAEAADMTDDAIGPSSVPQQGVKELVVSPVKKKRKTRNENTCLEVYGNKPNLSPISSKKVASQKKLVSTVPRHSFTKRITRHDITSLIAVKKSICSSVGLLGTCEITMKMSMGNTRSWPVLFKMANNFGYITGQGWKRFCCESKLKEGDHCTFSVIETTVWHVTVVSS encoded by the exons ATGGCGCCCGTCGTGCATCGCGCGCGGCCCAAgtacgcggcggcgctgccgtcgCCGGCCTGCCTCCACGAGCTG CGCGTCCCGGGCGAGTTcgcggcgcggctcggcggcgaggacggagcggcggcagcggtggtgCTGCTGGTGAGCCCGCTCGGCAAGGTCTGGCGCGAGGAGCTgcgccgcgcgggcggcggcggcgggccgtggcagctcggcggcggctgggcgggGTTCGCGGCCGCGCACGGCGTCGAGGCCGGGTGGAGCGTGGTGTTCAGGTTCGAGCGGCGCGGGGTGGCCACCGTCAGGGCGTTCGACGCGGCCGGCTGCCTCGCGCGATTCTGCACGCCTCACGCAG GTGTGGCAGCAGGCAAGAGCAGGCCCCGGTTCATCAGGTTGCTTCACACTGACGACCTGGAAAAGATG AGAATCCCTGACAAGTTTGTGCAAGAGCACCTGACTGAGAATTACCCCAGCAGCCAGAAGGCCATGATTTTGAGCCCTCTTGGCAAGTTCTGGCGCGTCGAGCTAGGTCGGCACCAGTCGGGCATGCTACTCGGAGATGGCTGGGCGCGGTTTCTGACGGCTCACGATCTCTCGGAAGGGCACATCCTGGTGTTCAGGTATGAAGATAACATGGTGTTTACAGTTGAGACATTCATGCAGAACGGGTGCCTGAAGGAGTATGAAGCAGAGGCTGCAGACATGACTGATGATGCGATAGGGCCAAGCAGTGTGCCTCAACAAG GTGTTAAAGAGCTTGTTGTTTCACCTgtcaagaagaaaaggaagaccAGGAATGAAAATACTTGTTTGGAAGTGTATGGCAATAAGCCAAATCTTTCCCCAATTTCGTCGAAGAAGGTTGCATCGCAGAAGAAACTTGTCAGCACTGTGCCACGTCATTCATTCACAAAGCGGATTACCAGACATGATATTACTAGCCTCATT GCTGTGAAAAAGTCCATTTGCTCTTCAGTTGGTCTTTTGGGAACATGTGAAATCACAATGAAAATGTCGATGGGCAACACAAGATCTTGGCCGGTATTGTTCAAAATGGCAAACAACTTTGGCTACATAACTGGACAAGGTTGGAAAAGGTTTTGCTGTGAAAGCAAGCTAAAAGAAGGCGACCACTGCACCTTCAGCGTCATCGAAACAACTGTCTGGCATGTTACAGTTGTGTCCAGCTAG
- the LOC120669411 gene encoding putative F-box/LRR-repeat protein At5g54820, protein MALHSDPTAGGGGGAKRPRSDAHGEQREAAAAAAEASPISALPDELRQRVRTLLPLKDAIRTGVLARGWRGLWRTRWAHRSAVEVYLDSRDAPERELDALEKEPRPHLRLHRFSLTVDTCKFTSSHLRRFLSYAAECRAEDLSVEMWTASKLKFHLPRSSPLLARLSLRRIGISSMYYRGAQPLRALEVVALYSVSITQAAVKKMLALCPGLRTLDLRACDADSFFYCDRSVVWPPNLRSITIAECDGMALLYLVSVPSLRSFRYSGSFLDAPFSLPRDAALADLYICFEESVAGDYTRRLNNALPNDLSDLNVLTICSNALPVAFSLSDDGATCQFPKQRRLHSLRELQLLMLDMGPSNLADIYVFFKTFHCPNLEKLFVELPDDPKEGSHDWVGEEPPEDCLDNVKIVKIANFNWHRTEVELVSFLLRKASSLQKLLLVFSKAAPLDMPGVQRAELLLIHEALTNGKIMLSESDDVATQPYHYEVFLEV, encoded by the exons ATGGCGCTTCATTCCGAtcccaccgccggcggcggaggaggagcgaaGAGGCCGCGGTCGGATGCGCATGGGGAgcagcgggaggcggcggcggcggcggcggaggcgtccCCCATCTCGGCGCTGCCGGACGAGCTGCGGCAGCGGGTCCGGACCCTCCTCCCGCTCAAGGACGCCATCCGCACGGGGGTGCTCGCCCGCGGCTGGCGCGGCCTCTGGCGGACCCGCTGGGCGCACCGCTCCGCCGTCGAGGTCTACTTGGACTCCCGCGACGCGCCGGAGCGGGAGCTCGACGCGCTGGAGAAGGAGCCGCGCCcgcacctccgcctccaccGCTTCTCCCTCACCGTGGATACCTGCAAGTTCACGTCCTCGCACCTCCGGCGCTTCCTCAGCTACGCCGCCGAGTGCCGCGCCGAGGACCTCAGCGTCGAGATGTGGACGGCCTCCAAGCTCAAGTTCCACCTGCCGCGATCGAGCCCGCTCCTCGCGCGCCTCTCGCTCCGCCGCATCGGCATCTCCAGCATGTACTACAGGGGCGCCCAGCCGCTCCGTGCCCTCGAGGTCGTCGCGCTCTACTCCGTCTCCATCACCCAGGCCGCCGTCAAGAAGATGCTGGCGCTGTGCCCCGGCCTCCGCACGCTCGACCTGCGCGCCTGCGACGCCGACAGCTTCTTCTACTGCGACAGATCCGTGGTCTGGCCGCCGAACCTGAGGAGCATCACCATCGCGGAGTGCGACGGGATGGCCCTTCTGTACCTGGTGAGCGTGCCGAGCCTCCGCTCCTTCCGCTACAGCGGCAGCTTCCTCGACGCGCCCTTCTCCCTTCCGCGCGACGCCGCGCTTGCCGACCTCTACATCTGCTTTGAAGAATCCGTAGCAGGAGACTACACCCGCCGCTTGAACAATGCGCTACCAAATGATCTCTCTGACCTCAACGTTCTGACCATCTGCAGCAATGCCCTCCCG GTTGCGTTTTCCTTGTCTGATGATGGAGCAACTTGCCAGTTCCCCAAGCAGAGGAGGTTACACAGTTTGAGAGAGCTGCAGCTACTCATGTTAGATATGGGGCCTTCCAACCTTGCTGACATATATGTCTTTTTCAAGACTTTCCACTGCCCCAATTTGGAAAAGCTCTTTGTGGAG CTCCCAGATGATCCCAAGGAAGGTTCACATGATTGGGTTGGGGAAGAGCCACCAGAGGATTGTTTAGACAATGTTAAGATAGTGAAGATCGCGAACTTCAACTGGCACCGCACCGAGGTGGAGCTTGTGAGCTTTTTATTGAGGAAGGCTAGCTCCCTGCAGAAACTGCTACTAGTTTTTTCCAAGGCTGCTCCACTAGATATGCCTGGTGTACAAAGAGCAGAACTTTTGCTTATCCATGAAGCTTTGACCAATGGCAAGATCATGCTTAGTGAATCTGATGATGTGGCAACTCAACCATATCATTATGAGGTCTTTCTCGAGGTTTAG
- the LOC120671205 gene encoding uncharacterized protein LOC120671205, whose protein sequence is MGKEQIVAVLQIGGEFTTDADGHMSYSGGEAHAMLVQSDWTFSAFKQEISSTLNNLKLDQFAFKYFLPKNDKTLISISNDKDLRRMVEFHAESETTYIYVMKKSDNRSKSIVPVSGAPTDAFAIVPTTQDGSKRQKVCASWKNAITGVGQVFEGPKDFRDALHKYAIAHRFHYRFIKNDSSRVTAECTGEDCPWRIHASKSSAKKEFMVKKISESHTCESETVKSHRLASQRWVASVIKEKLRDSPNYRPRDIANDLQREYGLCLNYSQAWRGRSIAQKELYSSHEEACSQLPWFCERIVETNPGSVATVVALEDSKFRFFVAFHASLHGFEHGCRPLLFLDAITAKPNKHWKLLAATSVDGEGDVFPVAFGVVDDESCENWRWFLEQLKSSLGTSRPITFISNGEHGLWDEVSSVFPGSHHGYCVEFLVEEFKTQLDDAWTEELKEAMVEHLKKAIYSCTADEFNRYIELIKGESDKLASWLMEIKPERWSDAFFEGSRHGQYSCNIFGTVSEWIPTRYELSVVQLVDTIRCKLMEMMYTRRESSNAWTEVLTPAANQKLQEEMSKAHTLNVLPAENDESGSNVFKVCDDSVNVVNLNKLECTCRKWNVSGLPCMHAVAVFERTGQYPYDYCLKYFTTGFYRMTYSLSINPIPDVIVPTSALTDPAQSPATYPCPIRTRRRVGRPKEKPADPRIAIKRAVRCSRCKGYGHNKATCKVPIST, encoded by the exons ATGGGGAAGGAACAAATTGTAGCTGTTCTTCAAATAGGTGGAGAATTCACCACCGATGCGGATGGACACATGTCTTATTCTGGTGGAGAGGCACATGCAATGCTTGTCCAAAGTGACTGGACTTTTAGTGCATTTAAGCAAGAGATATCATCGACACTTAACAACCTGAAACTCGATCAGTTCGCATTCAAGTACTTCCTTCCAAAGAATGATAAAACCTTGATCTCTATTTCCAATGACAAGGACCTGCGCCGCATGGTTGAGTTCCATGCGGAGTCAGAAACAACATACATTTATGTTATGAAGAAAAGTGACAACAG GTCAAAGAGCATTGTTCCTGTCTCGGGCGCTCCTACAGATGCCTTTGCCATTGTCCCAACAACTCAGGATGGGTCTAAGAGACAAAAGGTCTGTGCAAGTTGGAAGAATGCGATAACTGGAGTTGGCCAGGTGTTTGAAGGTCCTAAGGACTTCCGTGATGCATTGCATAAGTATGCCATCGCTCATAGATTCCATTACAGATTTATCAAGAATGATTCATCTCGCGTGACTGCTGAATGTACTGGTGAAGATTGCCCATGGAGGATACATGCTTCTAAGTCCTCTGCAAAGAAAGAATTCATGGTCAAGAAAATATCTGAAAGCCACACCTGTGAATCAGAAACAGTAAAAAGTCATCGGTTGGCTTCTCAACGATGGGTTGCAAGTGTCATAAAAGAAAAGTTGCGTGATAGTCCAAACTACAGACCAAGAGATATTGCAAATGATCTTCAACGGGAGTATGGACTATGCTTGAACTATTCACAGGCTTGGCGTGGAAGATCAATTGCTCAAAAAGAACTTTATAGCTCACATGAAGAGGCATGCAGTCAGCTACCTTGGTTTTGTGAAAGGATTGTAGAGACCAACCCTGGAAGTGTGGCAACTGTAGTGGCTTTGGAAGATTCAAAGTTCCGTTTCTTTGTTGCATTCCATGCATCACTTCATGGTTTTGAGCATGGGTGCAGGCCACTCCTTTTTCTTGATGCAATTACTGCAAAGCCAAATAAGCATTGGAAGCTACTGGCTGCTACTTCGGTTGATGGTGAAGGTGATGTGTTCCCAGTTGCATTTGGTGTTGTGGATGATGAGAGTTGTGAAAATTGGCGTTGGTTCCTTGAGCAACTAAAATCTTCACTTGGGACATCTCGACCCATCACATTCATATCAAATGGAGAACATGGGCTTTGGGATGAAGTATCTTCAGTTTTCCCTGGGAGTCATCATGGCTACTGTGTGGAGTTTCTTGTTGAAGAATTTAAGACGCAACTGGATGATGCATGGACTGAGGAACTAAAAGAAGCCATGGTTGAGCATCTTAAGAAAGCCATATATTCATGCACAGCTGATGAGTTCAATCGATATATTGAGCTCATCAAAGGTGAATCTGACAAGCTGGCTAGTTGGCTTATGGAGATCAAACCTGAGCGTTGGTCGGATGCCTTTTTTGAGGGATCTCGTCATGGGCAGTATTCTTGCAATATTTTTGGCACTGTTTCTGAGTGGATTCCCACGAGATATGAACTTTCGGTTGTGCAGTTGGTTGACACAATAAGATGCAAGCTGATGGAGATGATGTACACTCGCAGGGAGTCTTCTAATGCATGGACTGAGGTATTAACACCTGCAGCTAATCAGAAACTGCAGGAAGAGATGAGCAAAGCTCACACGCTCAACGTCCTCCCAGCAGAAAATGATGAAAGTGGTAGTAACGTGTTTAAGGTCTGTGATGACTCGGTTAATGTTGTCAACCTTAACAAATTGGAATGCACCTGCCGAAAGTGGAATGTTTCTGGGTTGCCGTGCATGCATGCAGTTGCAGTATTTGAGCGCACCGGACAATATCCATATGACTACTGCCTGAAGTACTTCACGACGGGATTCTACCGCATGACCTACTCCTTGTCAATAAACCCCATACCAGATGTTATTGTGCCTACTAGTGCATTAACTGATCCAGCTCAGAGCCCAGCAACATACCCATGCCCAATTCGAACCCGTCGTCGTGTTGGCCGGCCCAAAGAGAAGCCAGCTGATCCTCGCATCGCAATTAAGAGGGCAGTGCGCTGCAGCAGGTGTAAGGGTTATGGCCACAATAAGGCAACCTGCAAGGTTCCTATCAGCACATAG